A part of Garra rufa unplaced genomic scaffold, GarRuf1.0 hap1_unplaced_383, whole genome shotgun sequence genomic DNA contains:
- the LOC141317139 gene encoding TLC domain-containing protein 4-B-like — translation MDPFSQLILLISVVSFCTFQWLFHSVSPWASSRTSPGFLKLTHKQKIEWNSRTVSTLHALLVGLFCLYILFFDEAVNQDPVWGDPTLVKINVSITTGYLISDLLLIFYYWRAIGDKFFVIHHLAALYAYYYVLVSSLLSHNRTCRQDGKETTKSEQWWFQVCSWC, via the exons ATGGACCCCTTCAGCCAGCTGATCCTGCTCATCTCGGTGGTGAGTTTTTGCACCTTCCAGTGGCTCTTTCACAGCGTGAGTCCCTGGGCGTCATCCAGAACCAGCCCTGGCTTCCTCAAACTCACCCACAAACAGAAGATCGAGTGGAACTCAAG GACCGTGTCCACGCTCCACGCCCTGTTGGTCGGCCTTTTCTGCCTCTACATCCTGTTCTTCGATGAGGCCGTCAATCAGGACCCCGTATG GGGAGATCCTACTCTGGTGAAGATAAACGTGAGCATTACTACAGGCTACCTCATATCTG ATCTGCTGCTTATATTTTACTATTGGAGAGCAATAGGAGACAAGTTTTTTGTAATCCACCACCTGGCAGCGTTGTATGCTTACTACTATGTACTGGTGAGTTCCCTGTTGTCCCATAACAGAACATGCAGGCAAGATGGGAAAGAGACAACCAAGAGTGAGCAGTGGTGGTTTCAGGTGTGCAGCTGGTGCTGA